A section of the Pseudovibrio sp. M1P-2-3 genome encodes:
- a CDS encoding MATE family efflux transporter gives MHIPSYAVIYRQAFPVFIASSAALFSSWTDTFLAGFWGTDAVAAVGLCSIAFFFLSSFATGFSLSVQSFTAELIGKGRQRHLLAPYCICLLLGGTLASIFMVVDLAEPERYMRTLTNDSAVIQIARRYMEPLIIALPFYYFNSASKGFLIALGMPWLASRLSLFTQAANVVLSVILAFGYLGAPRLGVFGIGLATLLAYLSGSVLYFSVVVYMICKRSLRIGSITKGNVRRIIKKTAISGSNQNLYALTLTLGFAIVGHIGAAETAIYQIINQITLLQVFISSSLGSVAISHIGRAIGDGQLNNAGAIGRKVTKAAIIPVTIYAVVMAGLSDIIVGWFLSDRAVNTGLILLFSAACLILPITVAGNLINFSLMGVQRFERVWLVSFCCQYLIFLPVGFTLGILLGFDFAGIIIAELVYRVTLLAVQYHGWTAFQKT, from the coding sequence ATGCACATTCCTTCCTACGCAGTTATTTATAGGCAGGCCTTTCCGGTATTTATTGCCTCTAGTGCGGCACTTTTCAGCAGTTGGACTGATACTTTTCTAGCAGGTTTTTGGGGAACGGATGCTGTTGCGGCTGTTGGGTTATGCTCTATAGCGTTTTTTTTCCTCTCTTCATTTGCAACAGGTTTTTCGTTGTCGGTTCAGTCATTTACTGCCGAGCTGATTGGAAAAGGCAGGCAAAGACACTTGCTCGCCCCCTATTGCATCTGTCTTTTGCTAGGCGGAACGCTTGCTTCAATTTTTATGGTGGTGGACCTTGCGGAACCTGAAAGGTACATGCGTACTTTGACAAACGACAGTGCAGTTATTCAAATTGCAAGAAGGTATATGGAGCCTTTGATTATTGCTCTGCCATTTTATTATTTTAACAGCGCCAGTAAAGGATTCTTAATTGCGTTAGGTATGCCATGGCTGGCAAGCAGACTGTCACTCTTTACTCAGGCGGCCAATGTTGTTTTGAGTGTAATACTTGCCTTTGGTTACTTGGGGGCACCGCGCCTTGGAGTTTTTGGTATCGGGTTGGCGACGCTTCTGGCATATTTAAGCGGTTCAGTCTTGTATTTTAGTGTCGTGGTCTACATGATATGCAAGAGGTCATTGCGTATAGGAAGCATAACCAAAGGCAATGTCCGGCGCATTATAAAGAAGACCGCAATTTCCGGCTCCAATCAAAATTTATATGCACTCACCTTAACACTGGGATTTGCCATTGTTGGCCATATCGGGGCTGCAGAGACCGCGATCTATCAAATTATAAATCAAATTACATTACTGCAGGTGTTCATTTCCAGCAGTTTAGGATCTGTGGCCATATCACACATAGGGCGGGCAATCGGGGACGGTCAATTAAACAATGCGGGGGCAATCGGGCGCAAAGTCACCAAGGCTGCAATTATACCTGTTACTATCTATGCAGTAGTAATGGCGGGTTTGTCCGACATTATCGTGGGCTGGTTTCTTAGTGATAGAGCCGTAAATACGGGTCTTATTCTCTTGTTTTCGGCAGCCTGCCTGATACTTCCAATTACTGTTGCAGGGAACCTGATCAATTTTTCCCTTATGGGTGTCCAAAGATTCGAGCGCGTTTGGCTTGTATCTTTTTGCTGCCAGTATTTAATTTTTCTTCCAGTAGGATTCACACTTGGAATCCTATTGGGTTTTGATTTTGCAGGTATTATTATAGCCGAACTGGTCTACAGAGTTACCCTATTAGCAGTGCAATATCACGGCTGGACGGCCTTTCAAAAAACTTAG
- a CDS encoding calcium-binding protein, with amino-acid sequence MATWSGNSKNNTKDKSDSNEAWTLYGKGGQDKLYGSRFADRLYGGDKDDKLYGNGGSDYLDGGSGDDYIDGGTGNDSIYGKNGEDVIYGQAGDDTIYGGDKKDEIHGGENNDTIYGENGTDSLYGDGGNDLLHGGNGQDYIHGGSGIDTLSYEGAQHTTGIYLNSGHATGYDGYNDTLVSIENVIGSNQIDNIHGNSVNNVLYGHGGNDRIFGEGGNDTLYGESGNDTLDGGSGNDLLYGGNNNDILTGGTGADVLDGGSGTDKALYTFSSSGVTVFLDGQISAGGDASGDILSSIEEVSGSSHADHFYGSGGAETFLGKDGNDTFHGSSGSDTLNGGGNIDLVNYSASNSGVTAYLDGRSGSGGHAQGDILSHIENITGSAFNDTLIGDGNANTLTGGIGADNLQGAAGNDVLQGGDGNDTLSGGTGNDSFSGDAGADSIDGGDDYDTMSYANSASGITAYMDGTAGVGGDSAGDTLTSIEELSGSNHADSLFGDSTHNTLNGGSGNDILTGNGGDDSLNGGANDDTLIGGTGKDTLNGGDGHDIASYAQSSRGVSINLQTGTVSNGDAAGDTLLSIEGVTGTNYNDTLTGDSGANTLSGMGGADTFVGSAGADTIDGGSGSDKVLYSASLAAVIAYLNGTLGSGSDAQGDTLTGIEWLVGSGFNDSLYGDDNANTLEGGAGNDTLSGSAGADTLIGGEGSDTASYDSSSSSVTINLSTGIYSGGDAQGDSLTSIENILGSAYGDNLTGDDGENVLEGGDGNDTLNGRLGADSFSGGNGVDTVTYAGAFEAVTATLYQGKGTQGEAKGDTFEFIENLIGSSHDDILHGDDGSNTIRGGHGHDELYGRNGNDLLYGEEGNDFLSAGFGDDTLYGGEGDDYLFGSVGNDYLSGSLGNDRLDGAEDDDLLFGLEGDDTLHGGSGNDLIDAHNGNDTLTGGTGDDTFRFWVDYEQATITDFNNGNDTIEIRWFGSNLNSFDEIMAVAQNTSGDVVIDFGNDDILTIENMSKSDLSSNDFVF; translated from the coding sequence ATGGCTACATGGTCAGGTAACTCCAAGAACAACACCAAAGACAAATCCGACTCTAATGAGGCGTGGACCCTCTATGGCAAAGGCGGGCAGGACAAACTTTACGGGAGCCGGTTTGCTGACAGACTTTATGGCGGCGACAAGGATGACAAGCTCTATGGGAATGGCGGCAGCGATTATCTGGATGGCGGATCTGGCGATGACTACATCGACGGGGGAACCGGCAATGACTCTATCTATGGCAAGAATGGCGAAGATGTCATTTATGGTCAGGCAGGTGATGACACCATTTACGGTGGAGACAAGAAAGATGAGATCCATGGCGGGGAGAACAACGACACGATCTACGGCGAAAACGGGACAGACTCACTTTACGGCGACGGTGGAAATGATCTCCTCCACGGCGGCAATGGGCAAGACTACATTCATGGCGGCAGTGGCATCGATACCCTCTCCTACGAAGGTGCCCAACATACCACAGGCATTTATTTGAATTCAGGACATGCAACTGGCTATGACGGATACAATGACACACTCGTTTCCATCGAGAATGTTATTGGTTCAAACCAGATCGACAACATCCACGGCAACAGTGTCAACAACGTGCTGTATGGCCACGGTGGCAATGACCGGATCTTTGGAGAAGGGGGAAACGATACGCTTTACGGGGAATCTGGCAATGATACGTTGGATGGCGGTAGTGGGAACGATCTACTTTATGGAGGGAATAATAATGACATCCTGACAGGTGGAACTGGGGCGGACGTCCTTGATGGCGGAAGTGGAACGGACAAAGCCCTCTATACTTTCTCAAGTTCCGGTGTAACCGTTTTCCTAGATGGCCAAATTAGTGCTGGTGGTGATGCATCGGGGGATATCTTGAGCTCCATAGAAGAGGTTTCCGGCTCCAGTCATGCGGACCATTTTTATGGAAGTGGCGGAGCAGAAACATTTTTGGGAAAAGACGGCAATGATACGTTTCACGGCAGCAGCGGCAGCGACACGCTAAATGGCGGAGGCAATATCGATCTGGTGAACTATTCTGCCTCAAACTCCGGCGTCACGGCCTATCTGGATGGGCGAAGCGGCTCCGGTGGCCATGCTCAAGGAGATATTCTTTCCCATATCGAGAATATAACCGGCTCAGCCTTCAACGATACACTCATCGGTGACGGCAATGCCAACACGCTCACCGGAGGCATTGGAGCCGACAACCTTCAAGGCGCTGCTGGAAATGACGTTCTTCAAGGAGGAGACGGAAACGATACTCTGTCAGGAGGGACAGGCAATGACAGCTTTAGCGGAGACGCGGGCGCGGATAGTATTGATGGCGGCGACGATTACGACACCATGAGTTACGCCAATTCCGCCAGCGGTATTACGGCCTACATGGACGGGACTGCAGGCGTTGGCGGTGATAGCGCGGGGGATACTCTAACTTCCATTGAAGAGCTGAGCGGCAGCAACCACGCAGACAGCCTGTTTGGTGATAGCACCCATAACACCCTCAATGGCGGCTCCGGTAATGATATACTCACTGGCAATGGTGGCGATGACAGCCTTAATGGCGGCGCTAACGACGACACCCTGATTGGCGGTACTGGTAAAGACACCCTCAATGGCGGAGACGGCCATGATATTGCAAGCTATGCACAATCATCGCGCGGCGTAAGCATCAACCTCCAAACCGGCACCGTTTCAAATGGCGACGCTGCGGGAGATACGCTTCTCTCGATTGAGGGAGTTACAGGAACAAATTATAACGACACGTTAACCGGTGACAGCGGAGCTAATACTCTCTCTGGTATGGGCGGGGCTGACACTTTTGTGGGCAGCGCGGGGGCAGACACTATTGATGGAGGAAGCGGAAGCGACAAAGTACTTTACAGCGCCTCCCTTGCCGCTGTTATTGCCTACCTCAATGGCACCTTAGGCTCTGGTAGCGACGCACAAGGGGACACCCTGACCGGTATAGAGTGGCTCGTTGGCTCCGGCTTTAACGACAGTCTTTACGGCGATGACAATGCAAATACGCTGGAAGGTGGCGCGGGAAACGACACTCTTTCCGGAAGTGCTGGTGCTGATACGCTCATCGGGGGAGAAGGCAGTGACACAGCCTCCTATGATAGCTCTTCTTCCTCCGTCACAATCAACCTTTCTACCGGCATATACAGCGGCGGAGACGCACAAGGGGACAGCCTGACCTCTATCGAGAACATTCTAGGCAGCGCCTATGGCGATAACTTAACGGGCGATGACGGAGAGAATGTTCTTGAAGGTGGCGATGGCAATGACACTTTGAATGGGAGGCTGGGTGCCGACAGTTTCAGTGGAGGAAATGGGGTAGACACTGTCACATATGCAGGCGCCTTTGAGGCTGTAACCGCTACCCTATATCAAGGCAAGGGGACGCAAGGTGAAGCGAAAGGAGACACTTTTGAGTTCATTGAGAACCTGATCGGCTCAAGCCACGATGACATCCTCCATGGGGATGATGGAAGTAACACGATCAGAGGCGGGCATGGTCATGATGAACTCTACGGGAGAAATGGAAATGATCTACTCTACGGCGAAGAAGGAAATGACTTCCTGAGTGCAGGATTTGGCGATGACACCCTTTATGGCGGCGAAGGAGACGATTATCTCTTTGGCAGCGTCGGGAACGACTATCTTTCCGGTAGTCTTGGAAATGACCGGCTTGACGGCGCAGAAGACGATGACCTCCTGTTCGGTTTGGAGGGAGACGATACGCTCCACGGCGGGTCAGGCAATGACCTTATTGATGCACATAATGGTAATGACACCTTAACAGGAGGTACCGGCGACGACACCTTCAGGTTCTGGGTTGATTATGAGCAAGCAACTATAACGGATTTCAATAATGGCAACGACACTATTGAAATCCGGTGGTTTGGTAGCAACCTCAACAGCTTCGATGAGATCATGGCTGTCGCACAAAACACCTCTGGTGATGTGGTTATCGACTTTGGCAATGACGACATTCTCACAATCGAAAATATGAGCAAATCCGACTTAAGTTCGAATGACTTCGTGTTCTAA
- the htpG gene encoding molecular chaperone HtpG has product MNSVNKETFSFQTEVGRLLDIVASSLYSNREIFLRELVSNASDACDKLRYDALIKPELTEGNAEFQVDITVDKDNKFLSISDNGIGMNHADLLDTLGTIAKSGTQAFLEHLEDGKKGDVGLIGQFGVGFYSAFMVSDHVDVITRRAGEDKAWLWSSDGKGEFTIEETERESCGTTVKLHLKEDAEEFLEDSRIRHIIKTYSDHINFPVKLGEDALNAASALWTRPTKDVDEEQHKEFYHHIAHAYDDPWLTIHNHVEGLVNYTNLLYVPTMKPMDLNEPERKGHVKLYVNRVFITEDAKGLLPTFLRFLRGVVDSEDLSLNVSREMLQHDPKLAKIRSGLTKKVLNELKKKAKKDEENYASFWSNFGAVLKEGMIEDAGLRERILEICRFSSTHGDRLTSLADYVSRMKEGQDAIYYITGEKADMLAGSPHLEGFKAKGIEVLLLTDHVDDFWLQHVMEYEGKSLKSVTRGSADLDEIKSEDDTEEKKDKPESPVLDELIAAIKLELGETVKDVRASKRLTDSPVCLVADEGGMDLHMERILKMQGHLHMARPRVLELNPDHAIVKKLADRVKGSNDDNLVKDAAHLLLDQARIADGEAPADPLEFGRRLSSVLESAL; this is encoded by the coding sequence ATGAACAGTGTCAATAAGGAAACCTTTTCGTTTCAGACAGAAGTAGGACGCCTGCTGGATATCGTCGCCAGCTCCCTATATTCCAATCGCGAGATATTTCTTCGCGAGCTCGTCTCCAATGCTTCCGATGCCTGCGACAAGCTGCGCTATGACGCGCTGATCAAGCCTGAGCTGACCGAGGGCAATGCGGAGTTCCAAGTGGACATTACGGTAGACAAGGACAACAAGTTCCTGTCTATTTCCGATAACGGCATTGGTATGAACCATGCCGATCTTCTGGACACCCTTGGCACCATCGCAAAATCCGGCACGCAGGCATTTCTTGAGCATTTGGAAGACGGCAAGAAGGGCGATGTTGGGTTGATTGGCCAGTTCGGCGTTGGCTTTTATTCCGCCTTTATGGTTTCTGATCATGTGGACGTGATTACCCGCAGGGCTGGTGAAGACAAAGCGTGGCTTTGGTCTTCCGACGGCAAGGGCGAGTTTACGATTGAAGAGACGGAGCGGGAAAGTTGCGGTACAACCGTTAAACTGCACCTGAAGGAAGACGCAGAAGAGTTTCTTGAAGACAGCCGTATTCGCCATATCATCAAGACTTACTCCGATCACATCAACTTCCCTGTGAAGCTGGGCGAAGATGCGCTGAACGCTGCCTCTGCCCTGTGGACGCGTCCTACCAAGGATGTGGACGAAGAACAGCACAAAGAGTTCTACCACCACATTGCCCATGCCTATGACGACCCGTGGCTGACCATCCATAACCACGTGGAAGGCTTGGTGAATTATACAAACCTGCTCTATGTGCCCACCATGAAGCCCATGGACCTGAATGAGCCGGAGCGCAAGGGTCATGTGAAGCTTTATGTGAATCGCGTCTTTATTACAGAAGATGCCAAGGGGCTATTGCCTACTTTCCTGCGCTTCCTGCGCGGCGTCGTGGATTCTGAGGATCTGTCCCTCAACGTTTCGCGTGAAATGCTGCAGCATGATCCAAAGCTTGCAAAAATCCGCTCCGGTCTAACGAAGAAAGTCTTGAACGAGCTGAAGAAAAAGGCCAAGAAGGACGAGGAAAACTATGCTTCGTTCTGGAGCAATTTTGGCGCTGTGCTCAAAGAAGGTATGATAGAGGATGCGGGTCTGCGCGAGCGCATTCTGGAAATCTGCCGTTTCTCTTCCACCCATGGTGACAGGCTCACCAGCCTAGCCGACTACGTCTCCCGTATGAAAGAGGGACAGGACGCAATCTACTACATCACCGGTGAGAAAGCTGACATGCTGGCCGGCTCTCCACACCTGGAAGGGTTCAAGGCAAAGGGGATCGAGGTTCTTCTTCTTACCGACCACGTGGACGACTTCTGGCTGCAACATGTCATGGAGTATGAAGGCAAGAGCTTGAAATCTGTAACCCGTGGCTCCGCAGACCTTGATGAGATCAAGTCCGAGGACGACACGGAAGAGAAAAAAGACAAGCCCGAATCTCCAGTGCTTGACGAGCTGATTGCCGCCATCAAGCTGGAGCTGGGCGAGACAGTGAAAGACGTTCGCGCATCCAAGCGCCTGACAGACAGCCCCGTCTGCCTTGTTGCCGATGAGGGCGGCATGGATCTGCACATGGAGCGTATCTTAAAGATGCAGGGCCATTTGCACATGGCGAGGCCGCGTGTTCTGGAGCTGAACCCTGACCACGCCATTGTTAAGAAACTGGCGGACCGTGTGAAAGGCTCCAACGACGACAATCTGGTTAAGGACGCAGCGCACCTGCTGCTGGACCAAGCCCGCATTGCCGATGGAGAAGCCCCTGCTGACCCGCTGGAATTTGGCAGACGCCTTTCCTCAGTGCTTGAAAGCGCACTTTAA
- a CDS encoding IS110 family RNA-guided transposase: protein MSEVTIGVDISKDHLDVYCLPDEQSKQFTNTAAGYRQLKSWLKGLPVARIIFEPTGSYHGAFELALSGSYPLSKVNPWQARRFAQAKGKRAKTDRIDARLLAQMGQDFQLEPDKPVDASLCHLKEIRVARQALVKEATQLENRLKTQRVNLVRKQTQQRLKLVRKQLEALNAETQKQIEQSPQRARAAKILHSIPGLGQVAVAALVIEMPELGQLSRKQAAALAGLAPMTRQSGRWRGAAFIQAGRKPVRDALYMPAVVASRYNPDLKAKYNQMRAAGKPPKIAIIALMRKLIELANALIKADRQWQPKTA, encoded by the coding sequence ATGTCTGAGGTTACCATTGGTGTCGATATTTCGAAAGACCATCTTGATGTGTACTGCCTGCCGGATGAGCAGAGCAAGCAGTTTACCAATACAGCTGCAGGGTACAGACAGTTAAAAAGCTGGCTGAAAGGCCTGCCTGTCGCTCGAATTATTTTTGAACCCACAGGTTCTTATCACGGCGCTTTTGAGTTGGCATTGTCGGGTTCCTATCCTCTGAGCAAAGTTAACCCATGGCAAGCACGCCGGTTTGCACAGGCCAAAGGCAAGAGGGCGAAGACGGACCGGATTGATGCGCGCCTGCTGGCCCAAATGGGGCAGGATTTCCAGTTGGAACCAGACAAGCCAGTCGATGCAAGCCTATGTCATCTCAAAGAGATACGCGTTGCACGTCAAGCTCTTGTAAAAGAAGCCACGCAACTGGAGAACCGGTTGAAAACACAACGGGTGAACCTGGTTCGCAAACAGACACAGCAACGCCTGAAACTCGTGCGAAAGCAATTGGAGGCCCTTAACGCCGAAACTCAAAAGCAAATTGAGCAGAGCCCTCAAAGGGCGCGGGCAGCAAAGATTTTACACTCTATTCCCGGGCTGGGACAGGTCGCCGTCGCGGCGCTGGTGATTGAAATGCCAGAGCTTGGACAATTATCCCGTAAACAGGCCGCTGCTCTGGCGGGGCTGGCCCCCATGACCCGCCAGTCAGGACGCTGGCGGGGCGCTGCTTTTATTCAAGCAGGGCGCAAGCCGGTACGCGATGCACTCTACATGCCTGCCGTTGTTGCCAGCCGTTATAATCCAGACCTGAAAGCCAAATACAACCAGATGCGAGCGGCTGGTAAGCCTCCCAAAATCGCCATAATAGCTCTCATGCGTAAGCTAATCGAACTGGCAAACGCTCTCATAAAAGCGGACCGGCAATGGCAACCAAAAACGGCTTGA
- a CDS encoding OsmC family protein — MSDHQKEAIVTKLNSFPKTRKIEIGQPQKEQGYFHFEVNLAAQASMDGGYVKQGAVQASVPGCSAFEIRCDEGGTIGGTDSAPPPLSYLAAGIAFCFLSHVSIYIKETKLDIKSIKIEQQMRFTAAVYKMKEATDAPPKGLCDGVETYVFIESDEPREKIERMMEVCKAACMGLQTVTNAVPASMTLVLCNQLEA; from the coding sequence GTGAGCGATCATCAAAAAGAAGCAATTGTCACAAAGCTCAATAGTTTTCCAAAGACCCGGAAGATAGAAATTGGACAACCGCAAAAAGAGCAAGGCTACTTTCATTTTGAAGTAAACCTTGCCGCTCAGGCCAGCATGGATGGTGGTTATGTAAAGCAGGGGGCGGTACAGGCCAGTGTTCCAGGTTGCAGCGCCTTTGAAATACGCTGTGATGAAGGCGGCACAATAGGGGGAACCGACAGCGCGCCTCCTCCTTTAAGCTATCTGGCTGCAGGAATAGCGTTTTGTTTCCTCAGTCACGTATCCATTTATATCAAGGAAACCAAACTTGATATTAAATCCATAAAAATCGAGCAGCAAATGCGCTTTACTGCTGCCGTGTACAAAATGAAGGAGGCTACAGACGCACCTCCCAAAGGGCTTTGTGATGGTGTTGAAACCTACGTTTTTATTGAGAGCGATGAACCGCGTGAAAAAATTGAGCGCATGATGGAAGTCTGCAAAGCCGCCTGCATGGGCCTTCAGACGGTCACAAACGCAGTCCCCGCGTCCATGACCCTTGTGCTTTGTAACCAACTTGAGGCTTGA
- a CDS encoding MATE family efflux transporter, with translation MVSTELSGLISSLANTLMVGRLGTHDLASLVLATGIVMLIYIWGFGVYGAVSALTSEAEGRGEFEEVGHTARMGVWCCLIISVCAIPVMGMSADILIFLGQNNSASRLAEQYLLIYQWSIYFSLIAIIIIAFLCSIDRAAMIFWFGAVAALMKVTLNFLLIFGWFGFPALGLIGAAIASVCADASMCFLLIFYSFWDKKARRCAVYSRFWRPDLTRIIQVFKFAFPISLLYLGEAVILYTAAIYMGWIGIVAVASHGIAMQILGVLYIFPSGITSAGVVRVAQAFGRGDREAIAYSGWTLLGVSIVIALLLSPILIVYSKPMASFFISTQNPHYSQIISLTSSLLLIGALILLPEYLQLAAASALRGLSDTRMPMLLSLLCYIGVSIPLAYILGFWLGMGPVGIWIGLGSGFALAAALLVHRFIRREKLNLVKGDKVGE, from the coding sequence TTGGTTAGTACCGAACTTTCCGGCCTTATTAGCAGTCTTGCGAATACTCTTATGGTTGGCAGGTTAGGAACACATGATCTGGCATCACTTGTATTGGCAACCGGTATAGTCATGCTCATTTATATATGGGGGTTCGGAGTTTACGGTGCCGTATCAGCACTTACTTCTGAGGCGGAAGGCAGAGGGGAATTTGAAGAGGTTGGGCATACTGCCCGTATGGGTGTGTGGTGTTGCTTGATAATTTCTGTGTGTGCAATTCCAGTTATGGGGATGAGCGCCGATATTCTTATCTTTTTGGGCCAAAATAACTCGGCCTCTCGGCTCGCAGAGCAATATCTACTCATTTATCAGTGGTCGATCTATTTCAGCTTAATTGCAATCATAATAATTGCCTTTCTATGCTCGATCGATAGAGCTGCTATGATTTTCTGGTTTGGTGCTGTTGCGGCACTGATGAAAGTAACTTTGAACTTTCTCCTGATCTTCGGTTGGTTTGGCTTTCCAGCTCTTGGATTAATAGGTGCAGCGATTGCCTCTGTTTGTGCTGATGCCAGCATGTGCTTTTTGTTAATATTCTATAGTTTTTGGGATAAGAAAGCGCGTAGGTGTGCGGTTTATTCGCGCTTCTGGAGACCGGACTTGACTAGAATTATCCAAGTTTTCAAGTTCGCCTTTCCAATCTCTCTTCTTTATTTAGGGGAGGCGGTCATACTTTATACAGCTGCAATTTATATGGGGTGGATTGGTATAGTCGCAGTCGCCTCTCACGGAATAGCGATGCAAATACTGGGTGTGCTTTATATCTTCCCATCTGGTATTACAAGTGCTGGTGTTGTGCGGGTTGCTCAAGCGTTTGGTCGCGGAGACAGGGAAGCAATCGCCTATTCCGGGTGGACATTATTAGGGGTTTCAATTGTAATTGCCCTACTCCTGTCGCCAATTCTTATTGTCTATTCAAAACCAATGGCAAGCTTTTTCATTTCCACCCAAAACCCGCATTACAGCCAGATAATATCTCTCACCTCAAGCCTGCTGTTGATTGGTGCCCTGATACTATTACCTGAATACCTTCAACTGGCGGCTGCCAGTGCGCTTCGAGGGCTGTCGGATACACGTATGCCCATGCTTTTGAGTTTGCTGTGTTATATTGGAGTGAGTATCCCGCTTGCGTACATTCTTGGGTTTTGGTTGGGCATGGGGCCTGTAGGTATATGGATAGGATTGGGATCAGGCTTCGCTCTGGCCGCAGCATTATTAGTTCACAGGTTCATTCGGCGGGAAAAGCTGAACTTGGTCAAAGGTGATAAAGTAGGTGAGTAA